A stretch of DNA from Microbacterium sp. LWS13-1.2:
GGCACGGCACCCGGCTTCCACGTCGTGCTGTTCGCCGTCGACGAGACGGTCTACTCGCGAGAGGTGGCGCCCCTCGCGGGCTTCTACCCGAGCGTCTTCATCGGAGCGCCGTGGTGGTTCCTCGATGCGCCCGACGCGATCCTCCGCTTCCGCAGCGCCGTTACCGAAACCGCGGGCCTCTATCGCGGCAGCGGCTTCATCGACGATACGCGCGCGTTCCTCTCGATCCCGGCTCGCCACGACATGGCCCGGCGCCTCGACTCCGCCTTCCTCGCGCGCCTCGTGCGAGAAGGCCGCGCAAGCCTGCCGACAGCTCGGCGCATCGCGCGCGACCTCGTCGACGCCATTCCGCGAAAGGCGTTCAAGCTGTGACCGCGCTGCCTCTCGACGACCGCTCCCTCGTGCAGCGCGGCGGGCCGGCACGCCCCGGCAGGGTGCGCATCGTGCACCTCGGACTCGGCAACTTCCATCGCGCACATCAGGCCTGGTACACGGCTCATTCGACGGATGCCGCGGACTGGGGCATCGCCGCCTTCACGGGGCGCTCGCCGCTCCAGGCCGAGCTGCTGCAGCGGCAGGACGGGCTTTACTGCCTCGTCGTGCGCGGCGATGACGGCGATCAAGTCGAAGTGGTGCCGAGCATCCTCGAGGCGCACGACGCGTCCCGTATTGACCGGCTCGTCGAATTTGTCGCCGATCCCGCGGTCTCGATCGTCACGCTGACGGTGACCGAGGCCGGCTATCGCCTCACGGGTGCGGGTGACCTCGACCGCTCCGACCCCGTCACGCGCGACGACATCGCCGAGCTCGCCCGCACCTTCGCGGCTGGACGACTGACGTCTGCGGCGCCCCAGGCGGCGCTCTCCCGCCTGCTGGTCGGGCTCGAGGCCCGCCGGCGCGCAGGTGGTGCCCCGATCGCGATCGTGCCGTGCGACAACATCCCGAACAACGGCGCCTACGTCGGGCGAGGGCTCCGCGCACTCGCCGCCGAGGTATCGGCGGAGCTGGCCGAATGGATCGCCACCCACGTGTCCTTCGTCGGCACGTCCGTGGACCGCATCACCCCCCGCATCGAAGGGGAGGTCGACGCCGTGCGAACCGCCGGCTGGATCGATCGGTCGCCCGTCGTGACCGAACCGTTCTCGGACTGGGTCCTCTCCGGCGACTTCCCCGCGGGGCGACCCGCGTGGGAGACGGCCGGCGCGCGCTTCGTCGAGGACCTCGAGCCCTGGGAGAACCGCAAACTGTGGCTCCTCAACGGCGCCCACAGCATCCTCGCCTTCTCCGGTCTCGTCCGCGGTCACGAGACCGTCTCGACCGCGATCGCCGACCCCGACTGCCGAGCACTCGTCGAAGAGTTCTGGGACGAGGCGGTGCAGCTGCTCTCCGAGGAGATCGAGACCGTCGACTACCGCCGTGATCTGCTCGACCGCTTCGCCAACCCTCGGATCGTGCACCGTCTCACGCAGATCGCGGGGGATGCCACGACCAAGGTCCGCTATCGTTTCGCGGCCGTGGCCGAGCGCACTCTCGCACGAGACGGTGCACCGACCGGGTCGGCGCGCGCGCTCGCGTCGTGGATCGGGGGCCTGCGCCGCGGCGTCGTCCCCGCTGACGCCTTCGACGGCGAGATCGCGCGCGCTCTCGACGGCTCCGCGCCCATTCCGGCTCTCACCGACCTCGCGTCACCCCGCCTCGCGAGCAACGACGTGTTCCTCGGACTCGTCGCCATGGCAGACCAACCCACCACCGCATTGAGCGGCGCCCCGGCGTCCTCATGACCACAGGAGATCACATGCGTGCAACACCCGACCGCCGGGCGGTCCGTAATGACTGAGACGAGCAAGCCGCTGGACGCCACGCAGGCGCAGCGCACCTACGGGACCGAAACCGGCACGACGCGCGTCGACAAGGTGAAGGGCCGTGGCGGCGGCCTTGTCGCCCTCGCGTTCGCGAGCATCGTCGACGGCTTCGAAGGCGGGCTCGTCAACACGCTGTTCCCGGTGATCCGCGACTCCCTCGGCCTGCAGACAAGTGCCCTCGGCATCCTGACGGCGATGAGCCGCTTCGCCCGCATGCTTTTTGGCCCGATCTGGGCGGCGCTCGCCGACAGGTACGGACGCAAGCGGGTCCTGTTCATCGCGACGGGTCTCTGGGGTCTGTGGACCATCGCCGCCGGGTTCGCGCAAGACTCGACGCAGCTGTTCATACTCTACGGGATCGGCGTGATCGGCACCGTCGCGAGCGAGCCGATCACCAACGGCCTGATCGTCGACATGTACCGCTCCAAAGAGCGCGGCCGGGCGTTCGGCACCGTTCGGACGATCGCCGTGTTCGCATCCGTCTTCGCGACGCCTCTGATCGGCCAGTTCGCGAACGTCGAAGACGGCTGGCGCTACGGGATGTTCGCGATGGGCGGCATCAGCGTCGTGTCCGGCATCCTGATCCTTCTGCTCGTGCACGAGCCGAAGAAGCACACGCCCGTCGGCGCGATCGACCCCGACGCCATGAAGTTCAACTGGCGCGACGCCGCAGGTCTGCTCAAGAACCGGACCATCCGGTTCATGGCGATCCAGGTGATGCTCACCACGAGTCTCGTGCTGTTCGCCTTCTTCATCGTCTACTGGGTCGATGAGCGCGGATGGGCCACTGCGGACGCAGCTCTGCTGATGTCGGCATACATGCTCGGCGCAGTCATCAGTAGCTTTGCCGGCGGCCTCCTCGGCGACTGGTTCGAGAAGAGGTTCGGCTACAAGGGCCGCGTCATGATGATGCAGGGCTATCTCGTGGCGTACGCGCTCTCGACCGCGCTGCTGTTCCAGATCGACTGGGGCACGGGAGTCGCCGTGTATGTCGCGGTGTTCGTGACAGGCCTACTCAGCTCGCTCGGCCACCCGGGAGCCGTGCTGCCGATCGTGGGGTCCGTCGTCCACAAGAGCGTGGTCGCCACCGCGTACGCACTGATCTTCTCGTTCGTGCAGGGTCTGTTCGCCGCTCTGTTCAGCCTTGTTTTCGGCTTCCTCGCCGACTCGCTCGGCCTGCAGGCGCTGATGTTCTGGCTGATCTCGGTTCCGTACGCCATCAACGCCGTGCTGTGGACGATCATGTACCGCATCTACCCGAAGGATGCCGCGGCGCAGCGTGCGCTCGACGAGCAAGAGGAAGCGGAACTCGCCGCGACTCCCGCGTCCGTCGGGTCAGGCGAACCCGACGTCTGCGCCTGAAGCGACTCCACTCACTCGACACATCAGTACACACGATCCAGGAGGACTCCGATGCTGAAGCCCCGTTCCGCTGCCACAGGCGAGGTCGTCCGTCTCGACGGACTGTGGCGCTTCGCGCTCGACACGACGGTGGGCGACACCCCGTGGACCACGACGCACGACACAAAGCGGAGGCGCCCGTGCCCTCCGGCTACAACGATCTGTTCGTCGATGCCGCCATCCGCGACCACGTCGGCTGGGTCTGGTACCAGCGCCAGGTGCGCGTGCCTCGAGGCTGGTCGGGGGAGCGCGTCTTCGTGCGAGTGGATGCCGCGACCCACGAGGGCCGGGTCTATGTGGGACGACCAGCTCCTCGCCGAGCACGTCGGCGGATACACGCCCTTCGAGGCCGACGTCACGGAGTTCGTGCGACCCGGTGAAGAGTTCCGGCTCACGGTCAGAGTCAACAACCAGCTGTCGAACGTGACGATCCCGCCGGGGTCCGTCACGATAGACGACCGAGGTCGCAAGAAGCAGACGTACCTGCACGACTTCTACACCTACGCCGGACTCGCACGCTCGGTGTGGCTGTACAGCGCCCCGGCAGTGCGGGTCGATGACATCACCGTCGTCACCGGTGTCGACGGAGTCGACGGCGTGGTGGCCTACGAAGTCGCCACGACCTCCGACACCGACGTGCGGGTGCAGATCCGGGATGCCGCCGGCAACGCGGTCGGCGCGGCCGAAGGTGCGCGAGGCGAGGTTCGCATCCCCGAGGTGAAGCTGTGGCAGCCGGGCGCGACGTATCTCTATGAGTTCACCGTCGAGATCGTCGAGGGCGGCGAGCTCGTCGACACGTACCCGCTCGCAATCGGTGTGCGCACCGTCGAGGTGAAGGGTAATCAGTTCCTCGTCAACGGCGAACCGTTCTACTTCACCGGCTTCGGTAAGCATGAAGACACCCCGGTGCGGCAAGGGGCACGACGATGCCTACCTCGTCCACGACTTCGAGCTGATGAAGTGGATCGGCGCCAACTCGTTCCGCACGTCTCACTATCCCTACGCGGAAGAGGTTCTGGAGTACGCCGACCGACATGGCATCGTCATCATCGACGAGACGGCGGCCGTCGGGCTGAACTATTCCGTCATCGGGGCTTCGGGGATCCGGTGGTTCCGACCTTCGGACCCGACACCGTCAACGATGAGACGAAACGGGCGCATGTGCAGGCGACTGGTATGTCGACACCGGCGACCTCGAGGCCGCCGAGAGTCACCTCGAGGCGGAGCTGCGCGGTTGGGAGGCCACGTACGGCAAGCCGATGATCATGACGGAGTACGGCGCCGATACGGTCGCCGGACAGCACTCGGTCTTCGGGCAGCCGTGGACCGAGGAATACCAGGTCGACTACCTCGACATGAATCACCGGGTGTTCGACCGCATCGACTCGTTCGTCGGTGAGCAGGTGTGGAACTTCGCCGACTTCCAGACCGCCGTGGGCATCATGCGCGTCGACGGGAACAAGAAGGGCGCCTTCACACGCGACCGCAAACCGAAGGCAGCGGCGCATGTGCGCCGCCGCCGCTGGACCCTACTCGGAATGTAAGGCACAGAAATGATCATCGAAAAGGCAGAAGTCATCGTGACCAGCCCCGACCGCAACTTCGTCACGCTCAAGCTCACGACCGACGATGGATTCACCGGGCTCGGCGACGCGACCCTGAATGGTCGTGAGCTGGCCGTGGTCACCTACCTGACCGAGCACGTGGTGCCGCTGCTGATCGGTGCCGATGCGTCGCGGATCGAGGACACTTGGCAGTTCCTGTACCGCTCGGCGTACTGGCGGCGGGGCCCGGTCACGATGGCGGCGATCGCCTCGGTCGACATGGCGCTCTGGGACATCAAGGGCAAGGCGGCCGGGATGCCGGTGTACCAGCTGCTCGGCGGCGCTTCGCGCAACGGCCTGATGGCGTACGGGCACGCGTCCGGCAAGGAGCTGCCCGAGCTGTTCGACTCGATCCGCTCCCACCAGGAGCAGGGCTACAAGGCCATCCGGGTGCAGACCGGTGTCCCGACGCTGAAGGCGATCTACGGCATCGCCGCGCAGGGCGCCGACGTCGGTGACGCGACGGTCCGCTACGACCACGAGCCGGCGCGCCGCGGCGCGAAGCCCGTCGAAGAGGACTGGGACACCCGCGCCTACCTCAACCACCTGCCGGGCGTGTTCGAGGCCGTCCGCAATGAGTTCGGCCCCGACATCCCGCTGCTGCACGACGGTCATCACCGGATGACGCCGATCCAGGCGGCGCGGCTCGGCAAGGACCTGGAGCCGTACGACCTGTTCTGGCTGGAGGATTGCACGCCGGCCGAGAACCAGGAGGCTCTTCGCCTGGTGCGCCAGCACACCACGACGCCGCTCGCGATCGGCGAGATCTTCAACACGATCTGGGACTTCAAAGACATCATCCGCGACCAGCTCATCGACTACGTCCGCGGGGCCGTCACCCACATGGGCGGCATCACGTCGCTGAAGAAGACGCTCGACTACGCCGCGATGTACCAGATCAAGTCGGGCATGCACGGGCCGACCGACATCTCGCCGGTGGGAATGGCCGCGGCGATGCACCTCGGGCTGTCGATCCACAACTTCGGCATCCAGGAGTACATGAGGCACGGTGCCAAGACCGACCAGGTGTTCCAGCAGTCGTTCACCTGGACCGACGGCTACCTGCACCCCGGCGACAACCCCGGTCTCGGTGTCGAGCTCAACGTCGATGAAGCCGGCAAGTACCCCTACGCGCAGGCCTACCTGCCGTACAACCGCCTGCTCGACGGCACCGTGCACGACTGGTGAGCGGAAAGACCCGGATGCTCGCACCAGATGGCGACGCGACGGCACCCGCCATCGTGGTGATGGGAGTGTCCGCGTCGGGCAAATCAAGCGTCGCTGCCGGTCTGTCAACCTCGCTCGGCATCGACTGGTTGGATGCGGACGATCTTCACCCGGCGGCGAACGTGGCGAAGATGGCATCGGGGCGCGCGCTCACCGACGACGATCGGTGGCCCTGGCTCGACCGCGTCGCAGAGGAACTCGCGCTCGGCGCGGCCGCTGGCGGAATTATCGTGGCGTGCTCGGGGCTACGCCGCGCGTATCGCGATCGCCTTCGCTCACAGGCGCCGCACGCAGTCTTCGTGCACCTCACCGGAACCCCCGAGTTGTTAGTGGACCGCGCCAAGGCCCGCACCGGTCACTTCATGCCGGCGACCCTGCTCGCGTCGCAGCTCGCATTGCTAGAGCCGCTCGCGGCGGATGAGGCCGGCGTCGAGATCGACATCGCTGCGCCGGTGCCCAGTATTGTCGAGAAGGCACGCAGGTGGATGGAGTTGCATGGCGAGTGACGTGGGGGCGGACCGTACGAGCCGGAAAGGCGGTGCGGCCACGATCTACGATGTCGCCGAGCTGGCAGGGGTGAGTCCGTCTACGGTGTCACGTGCGCTCGGCAAACCAGGGCGCATCAGTGCCGCCACCGAGACGCGCATTCGCGCGGCCGCCGAGCAGCTGAACTTCCGCATCAACCCGGTGGCCCGCGCGTTGCACACCGGAAGAACCCATACGCTCGCGCTTGTCGTGGCCGACATCACCAACCCCGTGATCTTCGATATCGTTCGCGGGGCCGAGCAGGCCGCCAGCGCGGGGGGATACACGCTTGTCATCGCCGAGTCGCAAGAGTCTGGGGAGGCAGAGACTGAAGCCGTTCGGCGCCTCCTGCCGAGCGTCGACGGCGTGATTCTCGCCACGACGCGCCTCGCGAACCCCGTCATCGCTGAGCTCGCGCGACAGAAGCCGCTCGTGCTCATCAACCGCGCCGTGGACGGTGTCGCGGCCATCCTCCCGGACGTGAAGGAGGGAGTCGCAGCTCTCTTGGATCACCTCTTCGACCTCGGCCACCAATCCATCGCGTATCTTTCAGGCCCCGCGACCTCGTGGGTGAGCGCACGGCGCTGGGAGCATCTGCTGGAGCAGTCCGAGCAGCGGGGGATTGCGGTTGTCGAGATCGGACCGAACGCGCCGACCATTGATGGCGGCCGCGCAGCGATCCGCCGGGTGCGCGCGGCGAACGCGACCGCTGTCGTTGCGTTCAACGACCTCATCGCGATCGGACTGATGCAAGGTCTTGCAGATGCCGGCATTCAGGTTCCCGATGAACTGAGCATCGCGGGATTCGACGATATCTTCGGCAGCGAGCTGATCGTCCCCGCCCTGACCACCGTTCGCAGCCAGCTCGAGCTCGCGGGAAAGCGTGCGACGTCGCACCTTCTTGCGCAGCTGCGTGGCGACGAGGCGAGCGTGGAGGAGGAGTTGTTGTCGACTCAACTCGTCGTTCGTGGTTCGACCGCGAGCAGCCCGGCGCTCAAGAGAGACGCAGGTCCGCGCGATCAGCTGTCAACGATGTCCTGAAACCCGACACCACCGTCACCGCCAGCTTAGAAGCCCCCGAACCGTTGGAAACACTGGGATCGCGGGGCTTTCGCTCTGCCCCGGAATGGGCGTGTCATGTCTCAGGACATCGGTAACGGTTGTGGGTCAACACATCGGTGACGCTTCGGCGGTCGTTGGTGGTGACAGTTCTCGGCTCTATCTGTGAGGGATGAGCCCGGTTGAGCCTGTTGATCCTCGTGTCCGTGTGGCGATCGCGCAGTGGCCGCCGGACGCGCCGCGCGGGTCGGTGGCGACGTTCTGCGTCGAGCACGGGATCTCGCGGAAGACGTTCTATGCGATCCGCAAACGGGCGGTTGAGGAGGGGCAGGCCGCGGCGCTCGAGCCCCGCTCGCGGTGCCCGAGGAACAGTCCGACGCAGATCACCGACGACGCAAAGACCCAGGCGCTCGCGGTGCGAGCTGCGTTGGAGTCGTCGGGTCTGGATCACGGACCGATCAGCGTGCACGACAAGATGCTCGCGCTCGGGATGGAGGCGCCCTCGATCGCGTCGCTGGCGCGGATCTTCCGCCAGACCGGGGTGGCGCGGGCAGAGGCCAAAGAAGAAGCCGCGGGCCGCGTTCCGCCGGTTCGTATATCCGGCGCCGAACGCGTGCTGGCAGCTCGACGCCGCAGAGTATGTCCTGGCCGGCGGTCGGCGGTGCGTGATCTTCCAGCTCTCGGACGACCATGCCCGCTATGCGGTCGCATCCCACGTCGCCTGGAGCGAGAACTCCGGCGACGCGATCGTGGTGTTCGACAAGGGCGTGGCCGCGCACGGGGTGCCGCAACGGCTGCTCACCGATAACGGCCTGGCGTTCAACCCGTCGCGTCGCGGCGTGGTCGGGCAGCTCGTCGCGCACGTCACCGCGCTCGGTGTCGAACCGATCACTGGCAAGCCCTACCGGCCGACCACGCAAGGCAAGAACGAGAGGTTCCACCAGACCTTGTTCCGCTACCTCGACAAGCAGTCCCTCGCCGGCACGCTCGCCCAACTGCAGGAGCAGATCGACCGGTTCGACGTGATCTACAACACCGAACGACCACACCAGGCACTTCCCGGCCGGATCACGCCGCAACAGGCGTGGAACGCAACGCCGAAGGCCACTCCGCCCAGGCCCAAGCCGGACGCCGAGCGTCATGCCCTGCAGCTGCTGGGGCAACCCGCACCAGCCCCGCACCATCGAGTCGATGACGAGATCCGCGTCACCCGCATCGGGGACAACGGCACGATCTACGCGCGCGGCACCAAGTTCCAGACCAGCCGCGCGCTGGCCGGCCAGCTCGCGCACGTGATCTACGACGACAACACGCTGACGATCTTCGACGCCCGCGGCACCTTCATCATCGAGCACGCATGGCCGACACCCGGGACCGAGTACGTCGGCAGCGGCAACCCGCGCGGACCACGCCCTCGAACCCTCCCACTGTCACCGATGTCCTGAGACATGAAGTGTCACCGATGTCCTGATGCAGAACTGTCACCGATGTCCTGAGACATCACACGAACCTGTACCAGGACATCGGTGACACTTCGGGGTTCGTTGGTGGCGTCACTTCTCCTCTATTTGTGAGGGATGAGCCGCGCTGAGCCTGTCGATCCCCGTGTCCGTCTCGCGATCGCACAGTGGCCGACCGACGCGCCGCGCGGGTCGGTGACGACGTTCTGCGCGGAGGGGACTGACGACACCGTGACGTGTCCGCACCTATGGACGATGACCCGGGGGCGCGGTCGATTGCCTGATGATCAGATCGGTGGCGACCTCGACACTTCTGGCGGGGCGGCCATCATTGCGTGTGGCAGAGAGCATTTGAACCGCGAGGCGAGACATCTCGGCGAGCGGCTGGCGAACAGTCGTGAGTGCTGGGTATGTCCACACTGACTCGGGGACGTCATCGAATCCGACGACGCTCAGGTCGTCTGGCACCTGGATTCCACGTTCCCGCGCTGCCTTCAACACCCCGAGCGCTTGTTCGTCGTTCCCGGCGAAGATGGCGGTGGGTGGCTTGGGTAGATCCAGCATGACTCGACCCAGCCGCTCACCAGATGTGACGGTGAAGTCCCCGTGCGCTTGTAGTGTCGCATTCGTCTCGATTCCCGCCGCGTTCAGTGCTGCCAGGTACGCACCGTGCCGCGCCTTGCTGAAGAGCGAATTGGCGCCACCCGCGATCATTCCGATCCGACGGTGACCGAGGTCAAGAAGATGCTCCATTGCTTTGAGTGCGCCGCTCCAGTTCGCCGTGCTGACCGTCGGGAAGCCGTCGAGCGACGGGAGACGTGGTTCGATGAGCACCACGGGTCGGCTCGAGCCGACATTCATGACTGCCTCATGCACGGCCTCGTCAGGGGACACAACGATAGAGCCGACAAGCGCCGCGGGGTAGTCGCGATGAATCCGTCGCCAAGCATTCGGGTCTCCAACGGATGAGTTGGTCACCAACAAGCTGGCGCCCGCTCGGCTTGCGCTCGCCTGAACCCCATCGAGGAGGCCGAGAAGGAACGGGCTTCGCAGCGACTTGACAACGAGCTGGATGAGTTCGTCGCGCGAACCCGCCATCTGCGTGGTGCGCCGCACGTAGCCGACCTGTTGCACCGCGTCCTCGACCCGACCGCGGATCTCATCTGAGACTCGGTGCCGCC
This window harbors:
- a CDS encoding gluconokinase — protein: MSGKTRMLAPDGDATAPAIVVMGVSASGKSSVAAGLSTSLGIDWLDADDLHPAANVAKMASGRALTDDDRWPWLDRVAEELALGAAAGGIIVACSGLRRAYRDRLRSQAPHAVFVHLTGTPELLVDRAKARTGHFMPATLLASQLALLEPLAADEAGVEIDIAAPVPSIVEKARRWMELHGE
- a CDS encoding mannitol dehydrogenase family protein, with the protein product MTALPLDDRSLVQRGGPARPGRVRIVHLGLGNFHRAHQAWYTAHSTDAADWGIAAFTGRSPLQAELLQRQDGLYCLVVRGDDGDQVEVVPSILEAHDASRIDRLVEFVADPAVSIVTLTVTEAGYRLTGAGDLDRSDPVTRDDIAELARTFAAGRLTSAAPQAALSRLLVGLEARRRAGGAPIAIVPCDNIPNNGAYVGRGLRALAAEVSAELAEWIATHVSFVGTSVDRITPRIEGEVDAVRTAGWIDRSPVVTEPFSDWVLSGDFPAGRPAWETAGARFVEDLEPWENRKLWLLNGAHSILAFSGLVRGHETVSTAIADPDCRALVEEFWDEAVQLLSEEIETVDYRRDLLDRFANPRIVHRLTQIAGDATTKVRYRFAAVAERTLARDGAPTGSARALASWIGGLRRGVVPADAFDGEIARALDGSAPIPALTDLASPRLASNDVFLGLVAMADQPTTALSGAPASS
- a CDS encoding LacI family DNA-binding transcriptional regulator gives rise to the protein MSSTGNSQAMESPRKTILDVAHAAGVSVATVSKVLTGRHRVSDEIRGRVEDAVQQVGYVRRTTQMAGSRDELIQLVVKSLRSPFLLGLLDGVQASASRAGASLLVTNSSVGDPNAWRRIHRDYPAALVGSIVVSPDEAVHEAVMNVGSSRPVVLIEPRLPSLDGFPTVSTANWSGALKAMEHLLDLGHRRIGMIAGGANSLFSKARHGAYLAALNAAGIETNATLQAHGDFTVTSGERLGRVMLDLPKPPTAIFAGNDEQALGVLKAARERGIQVPDDLSVVGFDDVPESVWTYPALTTVRQPLAEMSRLAVQMLSATRNDGRPARSVEVATDLIIRQSTAPPGHRP
- the manD gene encoding D-mannonate dehydratase ManD, with protein sequence MIIEKAEVIVTSPDRNFVTLKLTTDDGFTGLGDATLNGRELAVVTYLTEHVVPLLIGADASRIEDTWQFLYRSAYWRRGPVTMAAIASVDMALWDIKGKAAGMPVYQLLGGASRNGLMAYGHASGKELPELFDSIRSHQEQGYKAIRVQTGVPTLKAIYGIAAQGADVGDATVRYDHEPARRGAKPVEEDWDTRAYLNHLPGVFEAVRNEFGPDIPLLHDGHHRMTPIQAARLGKDLEPYDLFWLEDCTPAENQEALRLVRQHTTTPLAIGEIFNTIWDFKDIIRDQLIDYVRGAVTHMGGITSLKKTLDYAAMYQIKSGMHGPTDISPVGMAAAMHLGLSIHNFGIQEYMRHGAKTDQVFQQSFTWTDGYLHPGDNPGLGVELNVDEAGKYPYAQAYLPYNRLLDGTVHDW
- a CDS encoding LacI family DNA-binding transcriptional regulator; the protein is MASDVGADRTSRKGGAATIYDVAELAGVSPSTVSRALGKPGRISAATETRIRAAAEQLNFRINPVARALHTGRTHTLALVVADITNPVIFDIVRGAEQAASAGGYTLVIAESQESGEAETEAVRRLLPSVDGVILATTRLANPVIAELARQKPLVLINRAVDGVAAILPDVKEGVAALLDHLFDLGHQSIAYLSGPATSWVSARRWEHLLEQSEQRGIAVVEIGPNAPTIDGGRAAIRRVRAANATAVVAFNDLIAIGLMQGLADAGIQVPDELSIAGFDDIFGSELIVPALTTVRSQLELAGKRATSHLLAQLRGDEASVEEELLSTQLVVRGSTASSPALKRDAGPRDQLSTMS
- a CDS encoding MFS transporter produces the protein MTETSKPLDATQAQRTYGTETGTTRVDKVKGRGGGLVALAFASIVDGFEGGLVNTLFPVIRDSLGLQTSALGILTAMSRFARMLFGPIWAALADRYGRKRVLFIATGLWGLWTIAAGFAQDSTQLFILYGIGVIGTVASEPITNGLIVDMYRSKERGRAFGTVRTIAVFASVFATPLIGQFANVEDGWRYGMFAMGGISVVSGILILLLVHEPKKHTPVGAIDPDAMKFNWRDAAGLLKNRTIRFMAIQVMLTTSLVLFAFFIVYWVDERGWATADAALLMSAYMLGAVISSFAGGLLGDWFEKRFGYKGRVMMMQGYLVAYALSTALLFQIDWGTGVAVYVAVFVTGLLSSLGHPGAVLPIVGSVVHKSVVATAYALIFSFVQGLFAALFSLVFGFLADSLGLQALMFWLISVPYAINAVLWTIMYRIYPKDAAAQRALDEQEEAELAATPASVGSGEPDVCA
- a CDS encoding glycoside hydrolase family 2 TIM barrel-domain containing protein encodes the protein MRGWEATYGKPMIMTEYGADTVAGQHSVFGQPWTEEYQVDYLDMNHRVFDRIDSFVGEQVWNFADFQTAVGIMRVDGNKKGAFTRDRKPKAAAHVRRRRWTLLGM